GAGCTTTTGCCCCTGTGCGTCCTTACTATCCTTGAAATTGGCAAAGGGGACCTTCTTGTACTTGTCTATCGGACTGTAATAAACACCGCCAGTGTAGGTACTGATAAAACGTGACGCGTTTGGGTCCTGATATTCAGTCCGCTGCAGTTGCGTATATTCCCGTGCCACCAACGGTTTAGCCGTCGTGTTCTCAACCTCCTGGCTGGTCTCAACCAGATAACTGCCCCGCTTGAAAAGCAGGCTCTTGCGAACCTTGATGCCCGCGTCGTTGGTCCAGGTCAACTCGACCGGTAACGTCGACTGATCGGCCCCGAGCCGATAGTGCCGGGACGCACTGGAAAAAATTGCATCATAGCCAGGCAGCGCATCGGCGCTGGTACCGATCGGAATCAGGCCCGACTCCGCAACAAAAAAATTCGGCGGTTCAGGCTTCAGAAGACGAACCTTGTCCGCCTGGTCCTCGGGGGACACCGGATAATCGAGAAGCCACGCACTAGTGACAGAGCCGCCGCGCAGCGAGATCTCGGCGCGCAACACGTCCGTTTCGACGGTAATCACCTGTCCCCCGGTCGGGCCAGCCTGAGCCCCCAGGGATGGGACGCCGATCCGGCCGGTTGCGGAATCTGCCGGCACGACTGGGACCTGAGGGGCAGCTGCCCCGGTCGGCGTCGTCTGGGACTCGGACAGTGTGACGGCGGGGCCCTTGCTGATCTGCCCGGTATCATGCACCCATGCCTGATAGATGAGCAGCAAGACGGCGGCCAGCGAGACGATAAGGACCAGGCGGAGGTTTTCCATTGGAATTACTGCTTTTTAGGTGGAACCGGGTCAAGCCCGCCGGGATGCCAGGGATGGCATCTGGAGAGGCGGCGCACTCCCAGATAGAGTCCCTTGAAAATACCGTGGCGCTCAATGGCCCCAATCGTGTAGTGGGAGCAGGTCGGGTAGAACCGGCAATGCGGGCCGATCAGTGGGCTGATCACCACCTGATAGAATTTAATCAGTAGAATCAAGAGTCGACCCATATTTTGCCTAACACCTTCTGCCACGCTCGGTCCAAACCTGAAAACAGCTCCGGATTCGTGAGCTGCTTCGCCTTCGGCGCGCACAGCATCACGACGTCAACCGCGGGCAGTCGCTGCGCGCGAGCGCGAAAGCTCTCGCGGGCGATTCGCTTCAATTTGTTGCGATCGACCGCTCGGGAACAACACCGCTTTGAAATTGCGAGCCCAAGTCGCGCCCGTCCCAGCCCATTGGCCCTGGCAACGACCAGGAACCCACCCCCGTCGAAGCGCTGTGGCTTAGCGAAGACGCGCTTGAACTGCCCGGCGTCACCCATCCGTGACAATTTTTCAAAGCGGTGGTTGCGCGTTGCGGACTCGGCTGGGATGGCCGACTTTTCCGCCGAAGGCGTGCCGACCGGCACGGGCCTCAG
The DNA window shown above is from Candidatus Thiodictyon syntrophicum and carries:
- the yidD gene encoding membrane protein insertion efficiency factor YidD gives rise to the protein MGRLLILLIKFYQVVISPLIGPHCRFYPTCSHYTIGAIERHGIFKGLYLGVRRLSRCHPWHPGGLDPVPPKKQ
- the rnpA gene encoding ribonuclease P protein component; amino-acid sequence: MGDAGQFKRVFAKPQRFDGGGFLVVARANGLGRARLGLAISKRCCSRAVDRNKLKRIARESFRARAQRLPAVDVVMLCAPKAKQLTNPELFSGLDRAWQKVLGKIWVDS